The Brooklawnia cerclae nucleotide sequence GGACAGTGGCGCTGTGAAAGAATGTTACACAGTTTGCTGTAGTGCTGAAACATAGCATCGCGGATCGTCGGCGGGGCGACCTGAAACGGAATCGTTACAGTGGGGTTGGTCTATGTATCTGCTGGGGATGGACATCGGTGGAACCAGCGTCCGTGCGGTCGTCACCGACGAGGCCGGGACGCTGGTGGGGCGCGGACGCTCCGGGGGGGCCAACTTCCGTTCGTCCGACGGAGATCCGGTCTCCCACCTGGACGATGCACTGGGTCAGGCGTTGGGCTCGGCCGGCCTGGACGGCTCACAGGTCCACGCCGCGGCCGTCGGAGCCGCCGGTGCAGCGCAAGGCGGGCGCGCGACCGTGTCGGCGATGCTCGAGGAGACCTTCCGGCCTCGGGGAATCCCCACGCCCGTGCTCGTGGACGACACCGACATCGCGTTCCGCTCGGCGGCGCCGGCCTCCGACGGGGTGCTGCTGCTGGCGGGCACCGGCTCGGGAGCGGCGCGGTACAGCCGGTGGCGACAGGTCGCGCGGTGCGACGGCATGGGGTGGCTGCTGGGCGACGAGGGGTCGGGGGTCTGGCTCGGACGCGAGGTGCTGCGTGCCGCGGCCGCCGACCTCGACCGGCGGGGCCCCGCCACCGCGCTGACCGGGGAGGTCCTGCGGAAACTCGGTGTGCCGGACGCGGGCGACCCGCGCCAGCCGTTGATCGCCGCTGCTGCAAGCCTGCCGGCGGCAGCCTGGGGACGGTTCGCCGCGCCGGCTCTGGAACTCGACGGGCGGGACGCGGTCGCCGACGCCCTGCTCGACGAGGCAGCCGCGCGGCTGACGGCGATCGCCGAGGCGGTCTCCGCGAAGGACGAGGTGGTCTTCGCCGGGGGTCTGCTGGCGGCGGGCCCGCTCCGCGCGCGACTGCTGCGCCGCTTCACCGGCCCCTATGCGGCTCACCCGGTGGTGGGGGCCTGCGCACTGGCCGCCGACTCGGCCGGCGCTCCCCTCGACAGGGCGGCGTTGCTCGCGGCGCTCGACCGCAAGGATGCCGAGCGAGGCGGCGCCGGCGGGTGATCCCGCAGCGTGGTGTGGCTCCCTGAGCCTGTCGAAGGGGTGGTGTGGTTCCCTGAGCCTGTCGAAGGGACGCAGGCGTGTAGGGATGGCTCCCTGAGCCTGTCGAAGGGACGCAGGCGCGTAGGTGGCTCCCTGAGCCTGTCGAAGGGACGCAGGCATGTGGAGTAGGTCCCTGAGCCTGTCGAAGGGACGTGCTGGTCTAGACAGCCTCGACGAGCACCTCGGAGGATTCACCGATCACCCGGCGTGCCCGCCCTCGGCGTCGACGCGGCAGGCGCATGGGCCTGCGGCAGCGGGAGCCGCACGACGAACCGGGAGAAGCCCGGCTGCCCGGCAGCCGCGGCACGGCTGTCGAGGGTGACCGATCCGCCGTGAGCCTTTGCCACTGCGGCGACGATCGCCAGCCCCAACCCGGTCGACCCCTCGCGGTCGTGGGTGCGGGCCTCGTCCGCCTTGGTGAACCGCTCGAAGATGGTGGCTCGTAGCGCTTCGGGGATTCCCGGCCCGTTGTCGGTGACGGCGATGGTGGCGTACTGGCCGTCGATGGCCAGACTGGTGTCGACCCGGGTGCCCTCGGGGGTGTGCTTGCGTGCGTTGCTGAGCAGGTTCGAGACCACCTGGAGCAACTGGTTCGCGTCCCCCCGGACGACCACGGGATCGTCCGGCATGGTGATCGTCCAGGCATGGCCGGGGCCGGCCGCCCGCGCGTCGCTCACCGCGTTGAGCACGGTCTCGGTGAGGTCGACGTCGGTGACCTCGTGGTTGGGCCCGTTGTCGAGCCGGGCGAGCAGGAGCATCTGTTCCACGAGGCGGCTCATCCGCTCGGATTCCGACTCGATGCGTCCGAGTGCGAACACCGTGTCGCTCGGCAGCGGCTCCCGGCTGCGGCGGGTGAGTTCGGCGTATCCGCGGATCGAGGCCAGGGGATTGCGCAATTCGTGGCTGGCGTCGGCGACGAACTCCCGGACGCGGGTCTCGGATGCCTGTCGGGCCTGCAGGGACGATTCCACGTTGTCGAGCATCGAATTGAAGGCCGACCCGACGCGTCCGACCTCGCTCGTGGGGTCGAGCCCACTGGTCGGCACACGGATGCCGAGGTCGACCTCCCCCGATTCGAGCGGCAGGGTGGCGACCTCGGAGGCGGTGTCGGCGAGTCTGGTCAGGGGACGCAGCGAAGCCCTCACGATCACGTTCGAGACCACCGCGGCCACTCCGAGGGCGAGTACCGCCAGCAGGGCTTCGATGGCGATCATCTGGTGGATCACGCTCTCGGTGACTTCGAGGGGCGCCGCCACAGCCAGGGCGTACCCCTGGTAGGTGACGGCGACCGCACGGAAGCTGCCCAGGTCGTCGATGTGGATCGTGCGAACCTGACCGTCGCGGGCGAGCCCGGCGAGGGCCTGGATCTGATCGAGTTCCGCGGTGGTCGATCCCGAGGCGGCGACCACGGTCGCCGTGACCTGGCCACCCGGGGAGACCGTCAGCGAGATGCTGCCCTGCGGCATGCCACCGAGCCTGAGCTTGTCAGGCTGCAGATCGGGAGTCTCGTCGGACACGTGCCCGCGGGGTCCCTCGTCGGAGGCGTGTACGGCGTAGTTGAGCTGCTGGTCGAGGTTGCTCACGAGGATCGTGTGGACGACGAACGTCGACAGCGCGCTGATGACGATCGTCACCGCGGCCACGATCAGGCAGATGCGGACGACGAGCTGGCGCCGTAGCGTCGGGCTACGAGACCGGCTTGAGGACATACCCCGCTCCGCGCATGGTGTGGATCATCGGCTTGCGCCCGGCGTCGATCTTCTTGCGCAGGTAGCTGATGTAGAGCTCGACGACGTTCGCCTGGCCGCCGAAGTCGTAGTTCCACACCCGGTCGAGGATCTGGGCCTTCGACAGGACGCGCCGCGGGTTGCGCATCAGGTACCTCAGCAACTCGAACTCGGTCGCCGTGAGGTGCACGGGCTCGCCGCTGCGGGTGACCTCGTGCGAGTCCTCGTCCAGGGTCAGATCGCCGACGACGAGCAGCGCGTCGGGCTTGCGGCTGGCCGCGCCACTGCGGCGTAGCAGCGCGCGGAGCCGGGCGATCAGCTCTTCGAGGCTGAACGGCTTGGTGACGTAGTCGTCGCCGCCGGCGGTGAGGCCGGCGATGCGGTCGGCCACCGCGTCCCGTGCGGTGAGGAAGATCACCGGCATGTCCGGCTGATCGGTGCGGACGCGGCGCATCACCTCCAGGCCGTCGAAGTCGGGCAGCATCATGTCGAGGACGATGGCATCGGGCTTCGTGTCACGGGCCACGCGTACGGCCTCGTTGCCCGACGCCGCGGTGTAGGGCTGCCAGCCCTCGTAGCGCAGCGCCATGCTCAGCAACTCGGTGAGGCTGGGCTCGTCGTCGACGGCCAGGACGCGAATCGGTGAGCCGTCGGGCCGGGTGAGTTCGTCAATGTCTTCGCTGGGCATGTGTCAAGCCTTCCACTGTGACCGCAGGAACCGCTGTGGGTTTGCTGTGTCACAGCTGTGAAGAACCGAGGGCGGGCTGGTAGAGCTCATCGTCGTCCCGATCGGCACGCCGGCCGCGGGCGAACAGCGCGTCGAGCCCCACGTGGTGTGCACCGACCGCGAGGAAGACCACCCCGAGCGTGGCGAGCGCGGCGTTGTACTCGAAGCCGCCGTCGGCGAGGTAGACGCCCGACGGCAGTTTGATCAGCGCGATGACCAGCGCCTGCTCGATGACGACGACCGCCGAGACGAAGCGCGTGAGCAGCCCCAGGACGAGCAGTGCGCCCGCCATGGCCTCGAAGACGATGGTGGCGTAGGCGAGCACCTCGGCCTGGGGGATCTGGTGGTCACGCAGCATGGCGGTCTGTGCGTCGATGCCGGCGACGCTCCAGCGCCACCAGGCGTGGGCCAGCAGGATCGCGGCGAACGCCAGCCGGGCTATGAACAGCAGCAGGCTGCGGACGACGGTCCCCGCCCGGTTGGGGGCAGTGACAGCGGATGCGGTATAGGCCATGGGGCACCTCCCGGCTCAACGTTAGCCCAGGCCTGCGACAACGAGGTTGACCTCAGGGCATGTCCTCGCCGTCCACGTCGGAACCCGCCACGCGGACGGTGATCACTTGGTGCTCGTCGGTTCGCTCGATCATCAGGTTCATTCCTTGTCGGTTGGGGGTTCGTCCGGCGTCGGGAGCATCAGCCGCCCACGGGCAGGGTGGCCGTCTGCGCGCCTTTGCTCACGGTGACGGCCGGTCCCTCGCCCGTGTCGGCGATGTACACGGACAGCCCGTCGGCCTCCGCGATGCCCGCGGCGCGCTGCCCGGCGGTCACCAGGCCCGCGACGGTCTGCGGTGTGACGGCCGTCAGGTCGATCGGCGTGCCGCCGTCGGCGGCCTGGCGCAGGACGACGGCCGAGTCGGACGGGCTCGCCAGGCTGCGCGACCACGCGGGCGCCCAGCCCTCGGGGGTGGTGGCGTCGGCGGCCAGCAGTACGTACGCCTGCTCGGGGCCGAGCTGGACGCTGAGGACGCTCATCTCGGGCGCGAGGAGCTCCAGCTCCGACCACAGGGTGGTCAGGGTCGCGTCGTCCCACTCGGCTGCCAGCGCGGGCAGCGCGGTGTCGTTCAGCTGCGTGGACGTGGGGTTCCCGTCGCAGGCCGACCGGCTGAGCAGCGCGGCCTCGGAGGCTGTGCTGACGTCCAGCTGCCACGAGCCCTCGCACACGTCGTCCAGTGCGCTGGCCCGCGACACCGTCTCGGCCACGGGAAACTCCGCCGACGGTCTCGCGGCGACGGGCTGGCTCGCCGTGGTGGTCTCGGATCGCTCGGGCAGCAGCGTCACGAGCGTCACCCCGCCGTCGTCCGACCGCAGGTTGAGCTGCAGCTCGGACGAGCGGACGACGATCGCGGCGACCGGCCGACCGTGCTCCGCGATGGCCTCGTCCAGCAGAGCGGCAGCCTGGTCCAGCAGAGGAGTGACCGGAGCCGTGCAGCCCGCCAGCACCAGCGCCATCGCCGCGGCGAGCGTCCCTCGTCTCCTCATGGCGCGATCCTATTCGCGCACGAAGTCACCGGCCTTCGCGCTCTTGCGGCCCTGCGCCTTCCCGGTTCTGAATCTTTCGCTGGCGGACGAGCCCGAGGACGTTAACGACCTTATCGAGCAAGCAGAAGAACCAGGTTGTGGGTGACGGGCACCCAGGCCAGAAAGAGTTCCTCCGCCTCCATGACAAAGGAACAAAACACTGAATGCTACAGGCGACCGGCAGCGAGCTGCCACTCAAGTACGTTTACTGCTACGCGGTCGAACAATTCCTCTAAATCTTCAGATGAGAAATTAGTTTGGTCGAAACCACACGAAACCCAACGGTTTCGAAGAAGTTCGTCCGGTAGATATCCCGTATCGACGTCGCCAACATCCCAGCCGACTCTTCCTGCAGTCTCCCAGCAACTGTATAGTTTCCCGTCGGCGTTTACTACCGCACCGTTCAAACCTCGAGCTTCTGCACAATAGACACACCCTTTGGAGGAAGGCGGAGGCGCCAGCGTGAATCCATGTTCGAGGAGTTTGACGCTACAGGAGGTTAGAAGCGAGATCAAATCAGAATTCGAAAAGCTCTCATCTTGCAAGTCGAGGCCGACCGAGTATCCATTACCTATGTCGTAAACGGGGGCAAAGTCGACAGCGCAACGCCTGCCATCCAATCTTTCGATCAAATCGGTCGTCAACTCGTCTATCGAGTCGATGTTCTGCTTTGAGATGTTGATCCGGATGTCCCAATCGATCACGGTCTTGTCAGTGCACCGCTGGAGGTTTGTGAGAATCTGTTCATACGTAGGACGGCCGGAACGTGTGGTGCGAATTGTGTCGTGCGCCCGACGGGCGCCATCGAATGTGACCTTAACTCGCTTCAGCCCGTAGTGCGCCAACTCGTTGGCCAATTCATCGCCTAGGAGATAACCATTTGAGACCATGATTGCGCCTACTAAACCAAGCGGGCGTGCGCGTTTCAGCAAATCCAAACATCCTTCAGGGTTGAGCAGCGGTTCGCCTCCGAATAGCAGTATGTGGAGACCTGTCTTGGACGCAAACCGCATCTGCTGCTGAGTGAACCTCAGGATTTTGGCGGTTGTGTCAACGTCGAGTCTCAAAGACTTCAGTCGAGGCGGATTCTGGACACCATGAGAAGCGGCTCCCGTATTCTGAAAGCAGTAGTTACAACCGCAGTTGCAGCTCGTCGACGTTAGGACAGTCAAATAGTAAGTGGCGTCGTCCCCGTCGCTCGACTGAAAAAAGCCGCCATTTTCGAGATCCAGCATGACATGATCGGCGATGATTCCCTGCTCGTTTACTGCGGTAGTGGGTAGGAGTGCTATGGTTTCGCTCCCAAAGACCCACCAGCCTTCGGACCCTTTTAGAATCTTCATGAGGTCACCTTTCTTTGAACCGGGTTGCCGACCTTAAGGTCGGCAACCCGGTTCATGGAGAACTTTCCTATTGATCAAAAGATGCCGCAGACCCCGCGCCGTGAGCGCTTGATAAGCTTAATCATTCTCGTCACCTCCTCCGTAAACATTTCTTGGAAAAACTGTGCCCTCATGGGAGACGAAGCGCCGAATATACAATCTTGCGAAAGTCCTGCTCGCCGTCGGCCCGAAACAGATTTCGGGATCGAATCCCTCGTTTCTGGACCCTAGTGAATCCCGCATCCTTGAGGACTCTCGTGACTTCGGAGACTCTATAGTGACGCTGGGTATGAATCGAGTTGTGTTCGGTATCACCACGCCACATGCCCGTTCCGTATTCCTGGCCTAGAGTGTATTGGAAAAGTCTACCAGCCTGAATTTCGTTATACTTAGGGCGCAGAGTAAACGATCCGGCAGCCGTCTCATAGACAACCGCTCCTTCTGCAATAGCTCTGTAAGTATTGAGCGTGTTTAGATCGAACACGAGAACAGCTCCACTGCGCATCCTTGCGTAAAACCCTTGTATTGCCTGACGAAAGTCGTGAAGGGTTAGCAGGTAATTCATAGAATCATTCCAGCATGTCACCAAATCGAATGATTCAGCAAAAATCGGTAGATGGCGCATGTCTGCGTTGAATATGGTGGCTCGCGAAAGTGAAGGCTTCTTTCTGGCCACGTCTAACATTTCGTCGCAGTAATCAAATGCCCATACGCTCATGCCATGGCGCGCGAACTGCTCTGCTAGGTTCCCGGTTCCTGTCGCGGCGTCGAGAACATCGACGGGACGGCACCCGTCCAGTGCGGCGATCTCAAGTATGAGCTCAGCGGCCCGCCCGTAGTCGTCAACGCTCTTGTAGAGGTCGTATATGGGGGCGAACTGACTGTACGTGGCGTCGGCGGTGCTTATGGGTGGGAGGTTGTCGAGCGGCATGGCCTAGATACTAGTCGTACAAGCACAGTTGTACAAGAGGTGTTGTACATTGAAGTTGGTAGATGTTACGCTCGTTTCATGGATCAACCTGAGGCCTCGAACGGGCAACGGACTCCTCTCATCCGTGATGCCGCTACTCTCCGGCGAGTCGCCACGCCAGATCGGATCAGAATCTATGAGTTTCTGGTCCGCACAGGCTCGTCCCGGGTTAGCGCGATCGCAGGGGCGCTTGGGCTAGCGGTCGGCTCGGTCAGCCATCACCTTCGGGTCATGTATCAAGACGGCTTTGTCGTCAGGGCGGACGAGCTAGCGCCTGATCGGCGTTCGCGCTTCTGGCGGGCAGTCCCGGGAGGGATCCGATGGGAGTCACCTTCTGATCCCGGCGAACTGCAGTACTTGTCGGCTGTAGACGAAGCCCAGACGGTCATCCAGAGTCGACGCGACGATGCTGTCCGTGCTTGGCGGCAGTCGCTCGCATCGTGGCCGTCGGCTTGGCGCGAGGCAGCCATGGACACTGACTCTGTACTGAAGTTGACGCCCGACCAGGCGGAGAACTTCCGCGATGAGATCCTCGAGGTCATCGCGCGGTGGCGGCAATGCACGCCAGCTTCAGGAATTGCCCGTGATGTGTTCGTATCGTTCATGTCAATACCGATGGGACAGCCGCGAGCGTGAACTCATCTTTCCGGCGGGCTGGGCCAGCCAGCATCTGGTTGAGCGGCGATAAGGCTTTCGTGAGGTACTTTGGCGCGCGCGCGATATCGCTGCTGGCCGTCAGCATGGCCCCGCTGGTCGTGACGTTTGCAGTACTTTCGATCAGCACCAGCGCACACGAGTTGGCTGTAGTCACAATCGCTCGAACTCTGGCTATGCTTGTGCTCTTGCCGGTCGCCGGAGTAGCGGCAGATCGAGTTCGTCCTGGCACGATCCTTGTGACTGCACACGCCATCGCGGCTCTGAGCCAATCCTGTGCGGCTCTCCTACTGCATGCTTCACTGCCAAAGATTCCGTTGTTGACCGTAATGGAGGCCATCAACGGCGGGGCCAGCGCGTTGGCTCTTCCGGTGTTCATGGCGATCGTTCCGGCCGTCGTCGAGGATAGACATCTTGTCCAGGCTAACTCCGCTATCACCATGGTTCGTAGTGCCGCAACGATCGTTGGACCACTATTGGCCAGCTTATTGATCTCTTCAGGTCCGAGTGCTGGTCTCGCGCTTAATGCGGCGCTGTTTGCTCTGTCTGCATGCCTTTGCGGTCAATTGAGACTTGGGGCGCCTGCGACCGATCTGTCTGCTGGACGAAGGCTTATCGACGATATCCGGGAAGGATGGGTTGACTTTGTGTCCCGCTCTTGGATCTGGTCGGTCGTATTCGCTTTCACACTTGTCAACGCGGTCTTTGCCGGCGTTCAGAGCGTAATTGGCCCCATAGTGGCGGTATCCCATCGAGGTCTTGGGCAATCAGGCTGGGGTTTGGCTATCGCTGCGATGGGCGCTGGTATGTTCATTGCCGGTATCGTTATGTACCGCATGCGCCCACGCCACCCGTTAGTCTCCGGACTTGTCAGTGCCACCACCATTGCGCTGCCCCCGTTGTGCCTCTGGGCCGTCCCAAGTGCTCTGCCAGTGGCTTGCGCCTTTCTGGTTGCCGGCATCGGTATGGAAGTGTTCAGCATCTGCTGGCTCAGTGTGCTGCAATTCAACGTACCGCAGGATCGACTCGGCCGCGTCTCTACTTTCGACGCGCTCGGTTCTTACGTGGCTGTGCCCATTGGGACCAGTCTCGCTGGAGTTCTTCAGCCGATTCACGGGGATCTACTACTTCCGCTCGCCGCATTGGTGATCCTTGTTTCTGCCGCAGCCCCGCTAATTGTTCCGAGTGTGAGGTCGATCACGGCTAATACGTGGAGCGACTCCATCGCGGACTGCCCGGAGAAGGATTGACCCTTGACCCGGCAAGGCCTCAGGGTGCGACCGGCGGGACGTCGGTGTTGAGCGCGTCCAGCAGCGGGGTCCAGTCTGTGGCCGGGTCGAGGCCGAGGACGCCGGCCCATGCGGGCACGCACTGCTCCGCGGCGTACTTGTGCCCGTACCCCGCGCCGATGCTGCGGCATACGGGCATGTCGGCCGCGATCTGCCAGAAGGTGATGACCGGAACCCAGGTCATGCGTCCCATGGGGGTGTTCGTCCCCCGCATCTCGTCCATCCATTCGGGCTTGCGCCACAGCAGCTTCGGCGCCCACCACACCACGGGATCGGTGTCGTTCTGCAGGTAGACGAAGCGGGGTTCGTCCCACGGCCCGAACGGCACGTCGCACGGATCGGTGACGAGGTGGTCGCCGGTGGTGGCGAACCGCACGTGGCGGCCGTCGTCCACCACCGGCCAGACCTGCGTCGAGTCCGGGCTGCGGCGTCTGGTGAACGCCGACTGCAAGGGGGTGAAGCCGGGGCAGCCCGTCCACACACCACCGGCGGCGCGGCTGAACAGGTCGTCGGGGCTCTCGAAGATCCCGTTCGATCCGAACGCCCCCAGCGACTCGCCCGCGACGTACAGCTTGGGGCGCCGTGATTCGGGCAGGGACGCTACGCGCTCCTCGATCGCGGCGAACAGCATCTGGGAGGCGTTCACGGGCACGGCCTTCGAGCTGATCATGGTGACCGCCGAGGGCAGCCCCGAGTACTGCATGGCAGCGACGGCACTGTCGCCCCTCATCAGGTACTCGAACGCCGATGTGCTCCATTCGTTGACGTTCCCGCGTCCGGTCGTGGTCACCACGAGGATCGCCTTGCGCTCCCATGCCCCCGTCCGGTCGAGTTCGGCGAGTACCGCGTCGACGACCTCGGGCAGCGTCCGGCCGTTCATCGACGCATAGGCACGGATCGGCTGCAGCGGCTCCTCGGAGGCCGCAGGGAGACCGGCCATGACCTCGGCGACGCGCGCGAGCGTGGGACCCGCGCAGGTGAAACGCTTGCCCTGCAGGCCCAGGCTGTCCCAGGGCTCGAGCGACTCGCCGCTGCCCGAGTGCAGCGGCGTGGTCGGCTGGAACACGTTCGGTGGCGTGCGCAGGTCGACCTGCGCGGACGCGGTGGTGGCCACTCCGACGACGCCACGCAGGATCACCTGATCGAGGAGCACCAGGATCGTGGCGAGCACGACGAGCGTCGACACCGCTCGCGCGACCAGGTCGCGTGCGAACCGGTTGTGCAGATGTGTGGAGAGGATGTTGATGGACGCGAGGGTGAGGCGCCACTGGGCCAGGAACAGCCAGAAGACACCGGACGCCGCCCCGGCCGAGGCGACCGCCCAGAACGCGTCCGGGCCCGGGTGACGCACATAGGCGGCGGTCTGCCGGTGCCAGCGGATGGATCGCAACGGAATGGCGACCATGCCGAGACCGGCCACGGCCGCACCCGCGGCGATGCCACCGCGGCGCACGCCCGGCTTGATGCGGACGCCGAATCGTCCGGCCACCGTCTCCGCCAGCCAGGTGGCCAGCAAGCCGAGCTGATAGCCGCTCATCGCGCCTATCCCCGCGACCAGACCCTGGAAATACCACGGGCGGGGAAGCAGGCTGGGGGTGTAGGACGCCGCGTAGCCGGCGATGCCGGTCGCCACCTCGGGGACGGTGAGCGCCGTGACCTGCGCGGCCAGCGTCTTCCCCGTTCGTCCCACCCGGCCGGGCCTCAACCGGCCGCCGTGCAGGATGACCCCGTTCCTGCCGATCAGCCGACTTCCGCTGAACGGGTTGTGCAGGCGCATGGGCTCAGCTTAGGGGCATCGGCTGGTGAGCAACCATTCAGCGTGCGGGCCGGTCTGCTGCACCGGCCCGCACGCGGGGCCGTTCACTGCGCTGCGGGACGCAGCAGGTCGGTCATGCGCTGCAGTTCGGCCAGCATCGCCGGCCCTGCGGAGGCCACGGCATCGGGGAGTGTGGCCACGCCGTCCTTGACGTACTGCATGGCGAACGGCACGGAGATGGCGGGCTGCACGGAGATGATGCCGAGGCATGCCAGAACGCTGTCGAGGGCGTTGGTGGCCCGCAGACCCGCCGAGGCGCCGCCGTAGGAGAAGAAGGCGGCGGGCTTGCCGCGCCATTCCGGGCCGAGGTAGTCGAGGGCGTTCTTGAGTGCCGCGTTGAAGGAGTGGTTGTACTCGTTCGTCACGAAGACGAAGGCGTCCGCGCCGCCGACGATCTTCGCCCAGGCCTTGGTGTGCTCGTGCTGGTAGTTGCCGAACCGGGGGTGCTCGGGCTCGTCGTAGAGAGGCAGGTCGATCTCCGCCAGGTCGGCGAGTTGGACGTCGAAGTCGCTGTGTGACTGTGCGAAGTCGACCGTCCAATCGCCGAAGGCGCGGCCGATGCGGCCGGGGCGGGTGCTGGCCACGATGACGAGCAGTGTGTGAGACATGATCCTCCTGATCACGATGGTGGGGGCGTGGAAACCGTCGGCGCCCTGTGGGGTGGTTCGTTTCTCAATCATCACTCCGGGTGGGCGGGAGTGGGCGGCCGATGTTCGCGGCGAGACGGGCGCCGATCCCGTTCCTCCGGGCGGAGATCGGCACTGCGCAAACAGTGTGGAAAGTTGTGGCGCGAAGTCGGACCACAACTTTCCACACTGTTTGCCCGACCGTCAGGCGAGAGCGGGAGCTTTCGTCCGGATGAGGTAGTCCCAGGCGCTCAGGCCGGCGGCCGCCCCGCTGCCCTGAGCGACGACGATCTGCTTGTAGGGGGTGCTGGAGCAGTCGCCGGCGGCGAGCACGCCCTCGACCGAGGTCGCGCCGCGGGGGTCGGAGACGATGTCGCCGCGCGGCGTGAGGTCGAGGGTGCCCTTCAGCCACTCGGTGTTGGGCAGCAGGCCGATCTGGACGAAGACTCCCGCGATCTCGACGGTCCTCGCCTCGTCGGTGGCTCGGTCCACATAGCCGAGCCCGGTCACCCGGGAGCCGTCCCCGAGCACCTCGGTGGTCCGGGCGTTGGTGATGATCGTCACGTTCGGCAGCGAGCGCACCTTGTCGAGCAGGATGTCGTCCGCCTTGCACTCG carries:
- a CDS encoding alpha/beta-hydrolase family protein, which gives rise to MRLHNPFSGSRLIGRNGVILHGGRLRPGRVGRTGKTLAAQVTALTVPEVATGIAGYAASYTPSLLPRPWYFQGLVAGIGAMSGYQLGLLATWLAETVAGRFGVRIKPGVRRGGIAAGAAVAGLGMVAIPLRSIRWHRQTAAYVRHPGPDAFWAVASAGAASGVFWLFLAQWRLTLASINILSTHLHNRFARDLVARAVSTLVVLATILVLLDQVILRGVVGVATTASAQVDLRTPPNVFQPTTPLHSGSGESLEPWDSLGLQGKRFTCAGPTLARVAEVMAGLPAASEEPLQPIRAYASMNGRTLPEVVDAVLAELDRTGAWERKAILVVTTTGRGNVNEWSTSAFEYLMRGDSAVAAMQYSGLPSAVTMISSKAVPVNASQMLFAAIEERVASLPESRRPKLYVAGESLGAFGSNGIFESPDDLFSRAAGGVWTGCPGFTPLQSAFTRRRSPDSTQVWPVVDDGRHVRFATTGDHLVTDPCDVPFGPWDEPRFVYLQNDTDPVVWWAPKLLWRKPEWMDEMRGTNTPMGRMTWVPVITFWQIAADMPVCRSIGAGYGHKYAAEQCVPAWAGVLGLDPATDWTPLLDALNTDVPPVAP
- a CDS encoding sensor histidine kinase, which encodes MSSSRSRSPTLRRQLVVRICLIVAAVTIVISALSTFVVHTILVSNLDQQLNYAVHASDEGPRGHVSDETPDLQPDKLRLGGMPQGSISLTVSPGGQVTATVVAASGSTTAELDQIQALAGLARDGQVRTIHIDDLGSFRAVAVTYQGYALAVAAPLEVTESVIHQMIAIEALLAVLALGVAAVVSNVIVRASLRPLTRLADTASEVATLPLESGEVDLGIRVPTSGLDPTSEVGRVGSAFNSMLDNVESSLQARQASETRVREFVADASHELRNPLASIRGYAELTRRSREPLPSDTVFALGRIESESERMSRLVEQMLLLARLDNGPNHEVTDVDLTETVLNAVSDARAAGPGHAWTITMPDDPVVVRGDANQLLQVVSNLLSNARKHTPEGTRVDTSLAIDGQYATIAVTDNGPGIPEALRATIFERFTKADEARTHDREGSTGLGLAIVAAVAKAHGGSVTLDSRAAAAGQPGFSRFVVRLPLPQAHAPAASTPRAGTPGDR
- a CDS encoding ArsR/SmtB family transcription factor yields the protein MDQPEASNGQRTPLIRDAATLRRVATPDRIRIYEFLVRTGSSRVSAIAGALGLAVGSVSHHLRVMYQDGFVVRADELAPDRRSRFWRAVPGGIRWESPSDPGELQYLSAVDEAQTVIQSRRDDAVRAWRQSLASWPSAWREAAMDTDSVLKLTPDQAENFRDEILEVIARWRQCTPASGIARDVFVSFMSIPMGQPRA
- a CDS encoding DoxX family protein, translating into MAYTASAVTAPNRAGTVVRSLLLFIARLAFAAILLAHAWWRWSVAGIDAQTAMLRDHQIPQAEVLAYATIVFEAMAGALLVLGLLTRFVSAVVVIEQALVIALIKLPSGVYLADGGFEYNAALATLGVVFLAVGAHHVGLDALFARGRRADRDDDELYQPALGSSQL
- a CDS encoding MFS transporter, which gives rise to MAPLVVTFAVLSISTSAHELAVVTIARTLAMLVLLPVAGVAADRVRPGTILVTAHAIAALSQSCAALLLHASLPKIPLLTVMEAINGGASALALPVFMAIVPAVVEDRHLVQANSAITMVRSAATIVGPLLASLLISSGPSAGLALNAALFALSACLCGQLRLGAPATDLSAGRRLIDDIREGWVDFVSRSWIWSVVFAFTLVNAVFAGVQSVIGPIVAVSHRGLGQSGWGLAIAAMGAGMFIAGIVMYRMRPRHPLVSGLVSATTIALPPLCLWAVPSALPVACAFLVAGIGMEVFSICWLSVLQFNVPQDRLGRVSTFDALGSYVAVPIGTSLAGVLQPIHGDLLLPLAALVILVSAAAPLIVPSVRSITANTWSDSIADCPEKD
- a CDS encoding N-acetylglucosamine kinase, with product MYLLGMDIGGTSVRAVVTDEAGTLVGRGRSGGANFRSSDGDPVSHLDDALGQALGSAGLDGSQVHAAAVGAAGAAQGGRATVSAMLEETFRPRGIPTPVLVDDTDIAFRSAAPASDGVLLLAGTGSGAARYSRWRQVARCDGMGWLLGDEGSGVWLGREVLRAAAADLDRRGPATALTGEVLRKLGVPDAGDPRQPLIAAAASLPAAAWGRFAAPALELDGRDAVADALLDEAAARLTAIAEAVSAKDEVVFAGGLLAAGPLRARLLRRFTGPYAAHPVVGACALAADSAGAPLDRAALLAALDRKDAERGGAGG
- a CDS encoding response regulator transcription factor, with the protein product MPSEDIDELTRPDGSPIRVLAVDDEPSLTELLSMALRYEGWQPYTAASGNEAVRVARDTKPDAIVLDMMLPDFDGLEVMRRVRTDQPDMPVIFLTARDAVADRIAGLTAGGDDYVTKPFSLEELIARLRALLRRSGAASRKPDALLVVGDLTLDEDSHEVTRSGEPVHLTATEFELLRYLMRNPRRVLSKAQILDRVWNYDFGGQANVVELYISYLRKKIDAGRKPMIHTMRGAGYVLKPVS
- a CDS encoding class I SAM-dependent DNA methyltransferase; this encodes MPLDNLPPISTADATYSQFAPIYDLYKSVDDYGRAAELILEIAALDGCRPVDVLDAATGTGNLAEQFARHGMSVWAFDYCDEMLDVARKKPSLSRATIFNADMRHLPIFAESFDLVTCWNDSMNYLLTLHDFRQAIQGFYARMRSGAVLVFDLNTLNTYRAIAEGAVVYETAAGSFTLRPKYNEIQAGRLFQYTLGQEYGTGMWRGDTEHNSIHTQRHYRVSEVTRVLKDAGFTRVQKRGIRSRNLFRADGEQDFRKIVYSALRLP
- a CDS encoding radical SAM protein; this encodes MKILKGSEGWWVFGSETIALLPTTAVNEQGIIADHVMLDLENGGFFQSSDGDDATYYLTVLTSTSCNCGCNYCFQNTGAASHGVQNPPRLKSLRLDVDTTAKILRFTQQQMRFASKTGLHILLFGGEPLLNPEGCLDLLKRARPLGLVGAIMVSNGYLLGDELANELAHYGLKRVKVTFDGARRAHDTIRTTRSGRPTYEQILTNLQRCTDKTVIDWDIRINISKQNIDSIDELTTDLIERLDGRRCAVDFAPVYDIGNGYSVGLDLQDESFSNSDLISLLTSCSVKLLEHGFTLAPPPSSKGCVYCAEARGLNGAVVNADGKLYSCWETAGRVGWDVGDVDTGYLPDELLRNRWVSCGFDQTNFSSEDLEELFDRVAVNVLEWQLAAGRL